The DNA region TGGCCAGTAAACCTCCAACACCCAGAACTACCTGTCATCTCAAACCTCCTGAAACACGAGCGTCACACAGTAGTGAAACTGGATCCCCTCCTACACCCGCTATGGCCAGTAAACCTCCAACACCCACAGCTCCAGATCATCTCAAAACTACTGAGACACCAAGATCATCCAGTGGTGAAACTGGATCTCCTCCTAAATCCACTATGGCCAGTAAACCTGCAACACCCAGAACTCCAGATCATCTCAAGACTACTGAGACACCAGCGACACCGTGTAGTGAAACTGGATCTCCTCCTAAACCCGCTATGGCCAGTAAACGTCCAACTCCCAGGATGCCAAGTCATCTGAAAACTACTAAAAAACCAACGACTTCCGGAAGTGAAACTGGATCTCCTTCTACACCCGATATAGCCAGAAAACCACCAACTCCCAGTACTCCAGATCATCTCAAAACTACTGAGACACCAAGAGCACCCAGTAGTGACAGTGGATCTTCTAATACACCCGCTATGGCCAGTAAATCTGCAACTCCCAGAATGCGAAGTCATCTCAATACTCCTGAAACACCAGCGACACCGAGTAGTGAAACTGGATCTCCTCCTAAACCCGCTATGGCCAGTAAACGTCCAACTCCCAGGATGCCAAGTCATCTGAAAACTACTACAAAACCAACGACTTCCGGAAGTGAAACTGGATCACCTCATACACCCGATATGACCCGAAAGCCACCAACTCCCAGAACTCCACATCATTTCAAAACTACTGAGACAGCAAAAGCACCCAGTAGTGAAAGTGGATCTCCTAATACACCCCCTATGGCCAGTAAATCTCCAACTCCCGGGATGCGAAGTCATCTGAAAACTACTGACGCACCAACGACATCCGGAAGTGAAGCTGGATCTCCTCCTAAACCCACTATGGCCAGTATACGTCCAACTTCCAGGATGCCAAGTCATCTGAGAACTACTAAAAAACCAACGACTTCCGGAAGTGAAACTGGATCTCCTCTTACTCCCGATATAGCCAGAAACCCACCAACTCCCAGAGCTCCAGATCATCTCAAAACTACTGAGACGACAACGGCACCCAGTAGTCAAACTGGATCTCCTCCTAAACCCGCAATGGCCAGTAAACCTCCAACACCCAGAACTACCGGTCATCTCAAACCTCCTGAAACACGAGCGTCACACAGTAGTGAAACTGGATCCCCTCCTACACCCGCTATGGCCAGTAAACCTCCAACACCCATAACTCCAGATCATCTCAAAACTACTGAGACACCAAGATCATCCAGTGGTGAAACTGGATCTCCTCCTAAACCCACTATGGCCAGTATACGTCCAAGTCGCAGGATGCGAAGTCATCTGAAAACTACTAGAAAACCAACGACTTCCGGAAGTGAAACTGGATCTTCTCCTACACCCGCTATGGCCAGTAAACCTCCAACTCCCAGAACTCCAAGTCATCTGAAAGCTACTGAAAAACCAACGACATCCGGAAGTGAAACTGGACCTTGTCGTACACGTGATATGACCAGTAAGCCTCCTACTCCCAGGACGCCAAGTCATCTCAAAGCTCCTGAGACACCAGCGACACAGAGTAGTGAAACTGCACGTCCTCGTACACGCGGTATGTCCAGTAAACCTCCAAGTCCTAGGATGCGAAGTCATCTCAATACTCCTGAAACAACAGCGACACCCAGTAGTGAAACTGGATCCCCTCCTACACCCGCTATGGCCAGTAAACCTCCAACACCCAGAACTACCGGTCATCTCAAACCTCCTGAAACACGAGCGTCACACAGTAGTGAAACTGGATCCCCTCCTACACCCGCTATGGCCAGTAAACCTCCAACACCCAGGATGCCAAGACATCTGAAAACTACTAAAAAACCATCGACTTCCGGAAGTGAAACTGGATCTCCTCCTACACCCGATATTACCCGAAAACCTCCAACTCCCAGAACTCCAGATGATCTCAAAACTACTGAGACGACAACGGCACCCAGTAGTCAAACTGGATCCCCTCCTACACCCGCTATGGCCAGTAAACCTCCAACACCCATAACTCCAGATCATCTCAAAATTACTGAGACCCCAAGATCATCCAGTGGTGAAACTGGATCTCCTCCTAAACCCACTATGGCCAGTATACGTCCAAGTCGCAGGATGCGAAGTCATCTGAAAACTACTAAAAAACCAACGACTTCCGGAAGTGAAACTGGATCTTCTCCTACACCCGCTATGGTCAGTAAACCTCCAACTCCCAGAACTCCAAGTCATCTGAAAGCTACTGAAAAACCAACGACATCCGGAAGTGAAACTGGACCTTGTCGTACACGTGATATGACCAGTAAGCCTCCTACTCCCAGGACGCCAAGTCATCTCAAAGCTCCTGAGACACCAGCGACACAGAGTAGTGAAACTGCACGTCCTCGTACACGCGGTATGTCCAGTAAACCTCCAAGTCCTAGGATGCGAAGTCATCTCAATACTCCTGAAACACCAGCGACACCCAGTAGTGAAACTGGATATCCTCCTAAACCCGCTATGGCCAGTAAACCTCCAACACCCAGAACTACCGGTCATCTCAAACCTCCTGAAACACGAGCGTCACACAGTAGTGAAACTGGATCCCCTCCTACACCCGCTATGGCCAGTAAACCTCCAACACCCAGGATGCCAAGGCATCTGAAAACTACTAAAAAACCATCGACTTCTGGAAGTGAAACTGGATCTCCTCCTACACCCGATATTACCCGAAAACCTCCAACTCCCAGAACTCCAGGTCATCTCAAAACGACTGAAAAACCGACGACACGCAGTAGTAAAATAATACCTCCTCCTACACCCGCTATGGCCAGTAAACCTCCAACTCCCAGGACTCCAAGTCATCTGAAATCTACTGAAAAACCAACGACATCCGGAAGTGAAACTGGACCTTGTCGTACACGTGATATGACCAGTAAGCCTCCTACTCCCAGGACGCCAAGTCATCTCAAAGCTCCTGAGACACCAGCGACACCGAGTAGTGAAACTGCACGTCCTCGTACACGCGGTATGGCCAGTAAAGCTCCAACTTCCAGAACGTCAAGTCTTGTCAAGGCTACTGACACACCAACGATATCGAGTAGTGAAACTGCTCCTCCTCCTACACCCGATATGTCCAGTAAACCTCCAAGTCCCAGAACGCCTAGTAGTGAAACTGGATCTCCGCCTACACCCGGCATGCCAAGTAGACCTCCAACTCCCTGAACTCCAAAAAATCTGAATGCTACTGAAACATCAACGACATCCAGTAGTGAAATTGGTCCTTCTTCCACACCTGCTATGGTCAGTAGACCTCCAACTTCCAAAACTCCTGATACATCAGCGACCCCATATAGTGAAACTGGATCTCCTCGTACACATGGTAGGGCCAGTAAACCTCTAACTACGAGGACGGCAAGTCATGTGAAAGCTCCTGAAATACCAGCGACATACAGTAGTGAAACTGGATCATCTCCTACACCCGGAATGCCCAATATATCTGCAACTCCCTAGACAGCAGGTATTCCCGAAAGTCCTGAAACACCAATTACATCTAATAGTGAAATTGAACCTTTCCATACATCTGGTATAGTGATACCGCAATTCCCTGCGCATCTGCCACACCTAGTGATCCTACTAGTCCCTGCAAATACGTTACTCTACTCACATCCGATATTTCTGTAACTCCGTAAAGACAAACGACACCCAGTAGTGAATCTGAAACTCCCGGAACACCTGGAATTCATAGTGAGCCTGATACTCCAGGCCATTCTGGCAGGCCTTGTGGAACTGAAACAACTGCTACACCTGGCTATACTAACACGCCTGCTACGCTTCGCATTCCATGCTAATTAGTATCTCCCAGTAATCCTAGCACTGCTAGTTCATCTGATTCTTCAGGTACATCGGCAATAACTATTGAACCTTGTAATACTATCCCTGGGAATCCTGGTACATCTGGCACTCCTGGCACCCCTGCTAAAACAGCTACTCCTAACACTTCTGGCTCTACGTCAGGTATTCTAAATGTTACCTGGATTCATACGTACAAATATATACGGTGATAAGTTActgattatttatatatttcgcaGGAACTTCTGGTTCTACAAATACGCCAGGAAATTGCACACATGATGGGTTCTTCCCAGACCCCGCAGATTGTCGAAAATTCTATCGCTGTGTCGGCAGTGGTTCCACGTTTATCAAATACGAGTTCCAGTGCGGAACAGGAACTGCTTGGGATTCAGCAATTCAGAGCTGTAATCACGATTATCTCGTTCCCAGTTGTTCATATACAGCATCGACGGAAACTAGCACGGCTGCATCTGAATCAAGTACGAAGTCTACTTCTGAAGGTACTACAGCGTCTGCGACTATAGCATCTACTCAGCCCACGTCTGATTCGAGTACAGAAACTACTTCTGGAATAACTACGGAGAGGCCTAAGAACGCCACAGTTTGTGATAAGCCAGGTTTCTATCCGGACCCTACATGGTGTGACAAATTCTATCGTTGCGTTGACAATGGAAGAGGCTTCAACGTGTATCATTTCGACTGCGCACCCGGAACCATATGGGATCCTAGCATCGACACGTGCAATCATCCCGAGTCCGTGTATCCTCCAAGAAATTGCACGATGCGTCCGTCAAGTTCATCTACTACTACGGATCAAACGACAAGTAGTGCAGGTACTGAATCAACTGCAACTATGACAAATTCGACTACTGCACCTACAGCACCGACGGAATCTAACACAGCTGCATCTGAGTCAAGTACTGAACCAACATCTGGAGGTACTACAGTAACTACTACTGAATCATCCACTCAGTCAAATATAACCGATTCGACTGCTTCATCTGTAGCACCGACAGAAACTAACACAGCTGCATTTGTATCGAGTACAGTATCTACTTCTGAAGGTACAACAGCGACTGTAGCATCTACTGAACCCACGTCTGAATCGCATACAGAAAGTACCTCTGGGGCAACTACGAAGAAGCCTAATAACCCTACAGTTTGTGATAGGCCCGGATTCTATCCGGACCCAACATGGTGTGACAAATTCTATCGATGCGTTGACAATGAAAACGGTTTCAACGTGTATCATTTCGACTGCGCACCCGGAACCATATGGGATCCTAGCATCGACACGTGCAATCATCCCGAGTCCGTGTATCCTCCAAGAAATTGCACGATGCCTCCGTCCGGTTCATCTACTACTACGGAACAAGCGCCAAGTAGTGCAAGTACTGGATCTACTGCAACGACAACACAATCGACTACTGCAGAACCGCCGGGATCTAGCACGACTGCATCTGTATCAAGTACGAAGTCTACTTCTGAGGGTACTACAGCGCCTGCGTCGATAGCATCTACTCAGCCCACGTCTGATTCGAGTACGGAAACTACTTCTGGGACAACTACGAAGAAGCCTAATAACCCTACAGTTTGTGATAGGCCCGGATTCTATCCGGACCCAACATGGTGTGACAAATTCTATCGATGCGTTGACAATGGAAACGGTTTCAACGTGTATCATTTCGACTGCGCACCCGGAACCATATGGGACCCTAGCATCGACACTTGCAATCATCCCGAGTCCGTGTATCCTCCAAGAAATTGCACGATGGCTCCGTCAGGTTCATCTACTACTACGGATCAAGCGCCAAGTAGTGCAAGTACTGGATCTACTGCAACAATAACAGAATCGACTACTGCAGAACCGCCGGGATCTAGCACGACTGCATCTGAATCAAGTACGAAATCTACTTCTGAAGGTACTACAGCGCCTGCGTCTATAGCATCTACTCAGCCCACGTCTGATTCGAGTACCGAAACTACTTCTGGGACAACTACGAAGAAGCCTAATAACCCTACAGTTTGTGATAGGCCCGGATTCTATCCGGACCCAACATGGTGTGACAAATTCTATCGATGCGTTGACAATGGAAACGGTTTCAACGTGTATCATTTCGACTGCGCACCCGGAACCATATGGGATCCTAGCATCGACACGTGCAATCATCCCGAGTCCGCGTATCCTCCAAGAAATTGCACGATGCGTCCGTCAAGTTCATCTACTACTACGACAAGTAGTGCAGGTACTGAATCAACTGCAACTATAACAGATTCGACTACTGCACCTACAGAACCGACGGAATCTAACACAGCTGCATCTGAATCAAGTACTGAGCCTACGTCTGATGGTACTACAGTAACTACTACTGAAGCATCTACTCAGTCAACTATAACCGATTCCACTACTTCATCTATAGCACCGACAGAAACTAACACAGCTGCATCTGAATCGAGTACAGTATCTACTTCTGAAGGTACTACAGTGACTGCAACTGTAGCATCTACTGAGTCAACAATAACCGATTCGACTACTGCACCTACAGCACCGACGGAATCTAATTCAGCTACATCTGAATCAAGTACTGAGCCTACTTCTGAAGGTACTACAGTAACTACTACCGAAGCATCTACTCAGTCAACTATAACCGATTCGACTATTTCATCTACAGCACCGACGGGAAATAGCACAGCTGCATTTGTATCGAGTACAGTATCTACTTCTGAAGGTACAACAGCGACTGTAGCATCTACGGAGCCCACGTCTGAATCGCATACAGAAAGTACCTCTGGGGCAACTACGAAGAAGCCTAATAACCCTACAATTTGTGATAGGCCTGGATTCTATCCGGACCCGACATGGTGTGACAAATTCTATCGTTGCGTTGACAATGGAAGAGGTTTCAACGTGTATCATTTCGACTGCGCACCCGGAACCATATGGGACCCTAGCATCGACACTTGCAATCATCCCGAGTCCGTGTATCCTCCAAGAAATTGCAAGATGTCTCCGTCAGGTTCATCTACTACTACGGATCAAGCGCCAAGTAGTGCAAGTACTGGATCTACTGCAACAATAACACAATCGACTACTGCAGAACCGCCGGGATCTAGCACGACTGCATCTGAATCAAGTACGAAATCTACTTCTGAAGGTACTACAGCGCCTGCGTCTATAGCATCTACTCAGCCCACGTCTGATTCGAGTACGGAAACTACTTCTGGGACAACTACGGAGAAGCCTAAGAACCCCACAGTTTGTGATAGGCCTGGATTCTATCCGGACCCGACATGGTGTGACAAATTCTATCGTTGCGTTGACAATGGAAGAGGCTTCAACGTGTATCATTTCGACTGCGCACCCGGAACCATATGGGATCCTAGCATCGACACGTGCAATCATCCCGAGTCCGTGTATCCTCCAAGAAATTGCACGATGTCTCCGTCAAGTTCATCTACTACTACGGATCAAACGACAAGTAGTGCAGGTACTGAATCAACTGCAACTATAACAGATTCGACTACTGCACCTACAGAACCGACGGAATCTAACACAGCTGCATCTGAATCAAGTACTGAGCCTACGTCTGATGGTACTACAGTAACTACTACTGAAGCATCTACTCAGTCAACTATAACCGATTCCACTACTTCATCTATAGCACCGACAGAAACTAACACAGCTGCATCTGAATCGAGTACAGTATCTACTTCTGAAGGTACTACAGTGACTGCAACTGTAGCATCTACTGAGTCAACAATAACCGATTCGACTACTGCACCTACAGCACCGACGGAATCTAACACAGCTACATCTGAATCAAGTACTGAGCCTACTTCTGAAGGTACTACAGTAACTGCTACCGAAGCATCTACTCAGTCAACTATAACCGATTCGACTATTTCATCTACAGCACCGACGGGAAATAGCACAGCTGCATTTGTATCGAGTACAGTATCTACTTCTGAAGGTACAACAGCGACTGTAGCATCTACGGAGCCCACGTCTGAATCGCATACAGAAAGTACCTCTGGGACAACTACGAAGAAGCCTAATAACCCTACAGTTTGTGATAGGCCTGGTTTCTATCCGGACCCGACATGGTGTGACAAATTCTATCGTTGCGTTGACAATGGAAGAGGCTTCAACGTGTATCATTTCGACTGCGCACCCGGAACCATATGGGACCCTAGCATCGACACTTGCAATCATCCCGAGTCCGTGTATCCTCCAAGAAATTGCAAGATGTCTCCGTCAGGTTCATCTACTACTACGGAACAAACGTCAAGTAATGCAAGCACTGGATCTACTGCAACGACAACACAATCGACTACTGCAGAACCGCCGGGATCTAGCACGACTGCATCTGAATCAAGTACGAAGTCTACTTCTGAAGGTACTACAGCGCCTGCGACTATAACATCTACTCAGCCCACGTCTGATTCGAGTACGGAAACTACTTCTGGGACAACTACGAAGAAGCCTAAGAACCCTACAGTTTGTGATATGCCTGGATTCTATCCGGACCCGACATGGTGTGACAAATTCTATCGTTGCGTTGACAATGGAAGAGGCTTCAACGTGTATCATTTCGACTGCGCACCCGGAACCATATGGGACCCTAGCATCGACACTTGCAATCATCCCGAGTCCGTGTATCCTCCAAGAAATTGCAAGATGTCTCCGTCAGGTTCATCTACTACGACGGAACAATCGTCAAGTAATGCAAGCACTGGATCTACTGCCACGACAACACAATCGACTACTGCAGAACCGCCGGGATCTAGCACGACTGCATCTGTATCAAGTACGAAATCTACTTCTGAAGGTACTACAGCGCCTGCGACTATAACATCTACTCAGCCCACGTCTGATTCGAGTACGGAAACTACTTCTGGGACAACTACGGAGAAGCCTAAGAACCCCACAGTTTGTGATAGGCCTGGATTCTATCCGGACCCGACATGGTGTGACAAATTCTATCGTTGCGTTGACAATGGAAGAGGCTTCAACGTGTATCATTTCGACTGCGCACCCGGAACCATATGGGATCCTAGCATCGACACGTGCAATCATCCCGAGTCCGTGTATCCTCCAAGAAATTGCACGATGCGTCCGTCAAGTTCATCTACTACTACGGATCAAACGACAAGTAGTGCAGGTACTGAATCAACTGCAACTATAACAGATTCGACTACTGCACCTACAGAACCGACGGAATCTAACACAGCTGCATCTGAATCAAGTACTGAGCCTACGTCTGATGGTACTACAGTAACTACTACTGAAGCATCTACTCAGTCAACTATAACCGATTCCACTACTTCTTCTATAGCACCGACAGAAACTAACACAGCTGCATCTGAATCGAGTACAGTATCTACTTCTGAAGGTACTACAGTGACTGCAACTGTAGCATCTACTGAGTCAACAATAACCGATTCGACTACTGCACCTACAGCACCGACGGAATCTAACACTGCTACATCTGAATCAAGTACTGAGCCTACTTCTGAAGGTACTACAGTAACTACTACCGAAGCATCTACTCAGTCAACTATAACCGATTCGACTATTTTATCTACAGCACCGACGGGAAATAGCACAGCTGCATTTGTATCGAGTACAGTATCTACTTCTGAAGGTACAACAGCGACTGTAGCATCTACGGAGCCCACGTCTGAATCGCATACAGAAAGTACCTCTGGGGCAACTACGAAGAAGCCTAATAACTCTACAGTTTGTGATA from Bombus terrestris chromosome 14, iyBomTerr1.2, whole genome shotgun sequence includes:
- the LOC100651895 gene encoding mucin-5AC isoform X10, whose product is MWASLHTLGVLIALISPTLADIAKGLPSIHLPLPHLPSGFMCIEVGYHADPSDCRRFYRCVDWGFGKPLQIFQFECGVGTVFSMRRGNICTLPNDSDRPECGGNIINNNNSTTTSPPTTEIWATNGTVTNNLLQTTSQTTTTSLSTSSNQSSATSGKPGNDQGRGQCVQEGYFADVNNCRKFYRCVEEGSGNFVKHEFECGVGTVWDPDIQGCNHPWAVSREDCKEDSGTAATGSGDDNGQWTTDNSGQWTSGTGSPAQPGDATSQTGHQGQPGETTGQPASSGTPGTSGIEGTSGSTNTPGNCTHDGFFPDPADCRKFYRCVGSGSTFIKYEFQCGTGTAWDSAIQSCNHDYLVPSCSYTASTETSTAASESSTKSTSEGTTASATIASTQPTSDSSTETTSGITTERPKNATVCDKPGFYPDPTWCDKFYRCVDNGRGFNVYHFDCAPGTIWDPSIDTCNHPESVYPPRNCTMRPSSSSTTTDQTTSSAGTESTATMTNSTTAPTAPTESNTAASESSTEPTSGGTTVTTTESSTQSNITDSTASSVAPTETNTAAFVSSTVSTSEGTTATVASTEPTSESHTESTSGATTKKPNNPTVCDRPGFYPDPTWCDKFYRCVDNENGFNVYHFDCAPGTIWDPSIDTCNHPESVYPPRNCTMPPSGSSTTTEQAPSSASTGSTATTTQSTTAEPPGSSTTASVSSTKSTSEGTTAPASIASTQPTSDSSTETTSGTTTKKPNNPTVCDRPGFYPDPTWCDKFYRCVDNGNGFNVYHFDCAPGTIWDPSIDTCNHPESVYPPRNCTMAPSGSSTTTDQAPSSASTGSTATITESTTAEPPGSSTTASESSTKSTSEGTTAPASIASTQPTSDSSTETTSGTTTKKPNNPTVCDRPGFYPDPTWCDKFYRCVDNGNGFNVYHFDCAPGTIWDPSIDTCNHPESAYPPRNCTMRPSSSSTTTTSSAGTESTATITDSTTAPTEPTESNTAASESSTEPTSDGTTVTTTEASTQSTITDSTTSSIAPTETNTAASESSTVSTSEGTTVTATVASTESTITDSTTAPTAPTESNSATSESSTEPTSEGTTVTTTEASTQSTITDSTISSTAPTGNSTAAFVSSTVSTSEGTTATVASTEPTSESHTESTSGATTKKPNNPTICDRPGFYPDPTWCDKFYRCVDNGRGFNVYHFDCAPGTIWDPSIDTCNHPESVYPPRNCKMSPSGSSTTTDQAPSSASTGSTATITQSTTAEPPGSSTTASESSTKSTSEGTTAPASIASTQPTSDSSTETTSGTTTEKPKNPTVCDRPGFYPDPTWCDKFYRCVDNGRGFNVYHFDCAPGTIWDPSIDTCNHPESVYPPRNCTMSPSSSSTTTDQTTSSAGTESTATITDSTTAPTEPTESNTAASESSTEPTSDGTTVTTTEASTQSTITDSTTSSIAPTETNTAASESSTVSTSEGTTVTATVASTESTITDSTTAPTAPTESNTATSESSTEPTSEGTTVTATEASTQSTITDSTISSTAPTGNSTAAFVSSTVSTSEGTTATVASTEPTSESHTESTSGTTTKKPNNPTVCDRPGFYPDPTWCDKFYRCVDNGRGFNVYHFDCAPGTIWDPSIDTCNHPESVYPPRNCKMSPSGSSTTTEQTSSNASTGSTATTTQSTTAEPPGSSTTASESSTKSTSEGTTAPATITSTQPTSDSSTETTSGTTTKKPKNPTVCDMPGFYPDPTWCDKFYRCVDNGRGFNVYHFDCAPGTIWDPSIDTCNHPESVYPPRNCKMSPSGSSTTTEQSSSNASTGSTATTTQSTTAEPPGSSTTASVSSTKSTSEGTTAPATITSTQPTSDSSTETTSGTTTEKPKNPTVCDRPGFYPDPTWCDKFYRCVDNGRGFNVYHFDCAPGTIWDPSIDTCNHPESVYPPRNCTMRPSSSSTTTDQTTSSAGTESTATITDSTTAPTEPTESNTAASESSTEPTSDGTTVTTTEASTQSTITDSTTSSIAPTETNTAASESSTVSTSEGTTVTATVASTESTITDSTTAPTAPTESNTATSESSTEPTSEGTTVTTTEASTQSTITDSTILSTAPTGNSTAAFVSSTVSTSEGTTATVASTEPTSESHTESTSGATTKKPNNSTVCDRPGFYPDPTWCDKFYRCVDNGRGFNVYHFDCAPGTIWDPSIDTCNHPESVYPPRNCKMSPSGSSTTTDQAPSSASTGSTATITESTTAEPPGSSTTASESSTKSTSEGTTAPASIASTQPTSDSSTETTSGTTTEKPKNPTVCDRPGFYPDPTWCDKFYRCVDNGRGFNVYHFDCAPGTIWDPSIDTCNHPESVYPPRNCKMSPSGSSTTTDQAPSSASTGSTATITESTTAEPPGSSTTASESSTKSTSEGTTAPASIASTQPTSDSSTETTSGTTTEKPKNPTVCDRPGFYPDPTWCDKFYRCVDNGRGFNVYHFDCAPGTIWDPSIDTCNHPESVYPPRNCTMRPSSSSTTTDQTTSSAGTESTATITDSTTAPTEPTESNTAASESSTEPTSDGTTVTTTEASTQSTITDSTTSSIAPTETNTAASESSTVSTSEGTTVTATVASTVSTITDSTTAPTAPTESNTATSESSTEPTSEGTTVTATEASTQSTITDSTISSTAPTGNSTAAFVSSTVSTSEGTTATVASTEPTSESHTESTSGATTKKPNNPTVCDRPGFYPDPTWCDKFYRCVDNGRGFNVYHFDCAPGTIWDPSIDTCNHPESVYPPRNCKMSPSGSSTTTEQTSSNASTGSTATTTQSTTAEPPGSSTTASESSTKSTSEGTTAPATIASTQPTSDSSTETTSGTTTEKPKNLTVCDRPGFYPDPTWCDKFYRCVDNGRGFNVYHFDCAPGTIWDPSIDTCNYPESVYPPRNCMMPLLDSTTNAVQTSSSASTESTATITESNTAPAAPTESSTAVSESSTESTSESTTGTTTEAATQSTITDSTTSSIAPTGTSTAASESSTESTSEGSSVTATVPSTQPTITDSTTSPTAPTGTSTAASESSTESTSKGTTETTTKASTEPTSESGTEITSEETTKEPNNATVCDKPGFYPDPTLCDKFYQCIDNGNGFDVKYFICATGTIFDPNIGRCNQPESVHPPRDCAMFTTTVSSTTESTTRTAETATSTTGFTTGSTTEASIPTPCPIGNLTDEQIVLICPSGFRRHPKYCNLFYQCTMENNVDIKVLVLSCPEGLIFDDQKLQCLPEDKTDQHCKGTKASARFYRKLEESSMSPIKASSEVLCPGAGHYPYKQGCSSAFYNCKQNSRGNLEGYLYKCPENFLYSSVSRRCERATRLPLCTIFKDKDKENWEERWQIPIEESNLSARSLFV